From Daucus carota subsp. sativus chromosome 6, DH1 v3.0, whole genome shotgun sequence, the proteins below share one genomic window:
- the LOC108226118 gene encoding GDSL esterase/lipase At5g14450-like: MCASTTKMWFLRILFAFILVVRVKGVVKNSQDCNIPAIYNFGDSNSDTGGSSAAFSPAGPPTGETYFGIPTGRASDGRLIIDFIAESLGLPFLSAYLNSIKANFEYGANFATGGATIRRLNESWFQHGVSPFSLDVQVEQFDQFKTRTTYFYTQAKNESDKSNLPNPDDFSKALYIIDIGQNDLGACFRSLTNPQCIATFPDIIQDFATAVQKLYDKGARAFWIHNTGPFGCLPISTTNHPNPEPGYFDEIGCRKDQNDVAIEFNKQLKDKIIQLRTELSDAALTHVDMYAAKHQLISNAKNQGFEDALSYCCGYHKNGVDIWCGNTGTVNGTVVSADSCPDPSKVISWDAVHYTDAANYWIANHIIDGSFSDPPVSISQACSKSINM, from the exons ATGTGTGCTTCCACAACGAAAATGTGGTTTCTCAGAATTTTGTTTGCGTTTATACTAGTTGTGCGAGTAAAGGGCGTGGTAAAAAATTCTCAAGACTGTAATATACCAGCCATATACAACTTTGGTGACTCAAACTCGGATACTGGTGGCAGTTCAGCTGCTTTCAGTCCAGCTGGCCCGCCCACGGGAGAAACATACTTCGGCATACCTACCGGTAGGGCCAGTGATGGCCGCCTTATCATAGACTTCATCG CTGAGAGTTTGGGGCTACCTTTCTTGAGTGCCTACTTAAATTCTATTAAGGCAAATTTCGAGTATGGGGCAAACTTTGCAACTGGAGGCGCAACCATCAGGCGTTTAAATGAGTCATGGTTCCAGCATGGAGTAAGCCCCTTTTCACTTGATGTCCAGGTGGAACAGTTTGATCAGTTTAAGACAAGAACAACTTACTTTTACACTCAAG CCAAAAATGAGTCAGATAAAAGCAATCTCCCTAATCCAGATGACTTCTCTAAAGCTCTCTACATTATTGATATCGGACAAAATGATCTCGGGGCTTGTTTTAGATCATTAACCAATCCCCAATGTATAGCCACCTTCCCAGACATAATACAGGACTTTGCTACAGCAGTCCAG AAACTGTATGATAAAGGGGCAAGAGCATTCTGGATTCATAACACAGGCCCTTTTGGCTGTTTGCCTATTTCCACTACAAATCACCCAAATCCAGAGCCGGGATACTTTGATGAAATTGGCTGTAGAAAAGATCAGAATGATGTTGCCATAGAATTCAATAAGCAGCTCAAAGATAAAATAATCCAACTAAGAACTGAGCTTTCAGATGCTGCATTGACACATGTAGATATGTATGCTGCCAAGCATCAGTTAATCAGCAATGCAAAGAATCAAG GATTCGAGGATGCATTAAGCTATTGCTGTGGATATCACAAAAATGGTGTTGACATCTGGTGTGGTAACACAGGAACTGTAAATGGTACAGTTGTAAGTGCTGATTCTTGTCCAGACCCTTCAAAAGTCATCAGCTGGGATGCAGTACACTACACTGACGCTGCAAATTATTGGATTGCTAATCACATTATAGATGGTTCATTTTCAGATCCTCCAGTCTCAATCAGCCAAGCATGTAGTAAAAGTATTAATATGTGA
- the LOC108225610 gene encoding GDSL esterase/lipase At5g14450-like: protein MCAPSTKMLFLRILFAFILIVHVKGAATDSQDCKIPAIYNFGDSNSDTGGISAAFYPAGPPTGETYFGIPTGRGSDGRLIIDFIAETLGLPYLSAYLNSIKANFEHGANFATGGATIRRVNESWFLNGVSPFSLDVQVEQFHQFKRRTTYFYNQAKNKSDRSNLPSPDDFSKALYTIDIGQNDLGVCFRSLTNQQCVATFPDIMKDFATAVQQLYDYGARAFWIHNTGPFGCMPIATTNHPNPKPGFFDELGCRKDQSDVAIEFNKQLKDRIIQLRTQLPHAALTYVDMYAAKHRLISDAKNQGFVDALSYCCGYHKNGVDIWCGNKAIINGTEIKADSCKNPSKVISWDAVHYTEAANHWIANHIINGSFSDPPVAISQACTKSITM, encoded by the exons ATGTGTGCTCCCTCAACAAAAATGTTGTTCCTCAGAATTTTGTTTGCATTTATACTAATTGTGCACGTAAAGGGTGCGGCTACAGATTCTCAAGACTGTAAAATACCAGCCATATACAACTTTGGAGATTCAAACTCCGACACCGGTGGTATATCAGCCGCCTTTTATCCTGCAGGTCCTCCCACGGGGGAGACATACTTTGGCATACCCACGGGTAGAGGCAGCGATGGCCGGCTTATCATAGACTTCATTG CTGAGACGCTGGGGCTACCTTATTTGAGTGCTTACCTAAATTCTATCAAGGCAAATTTCGAGCATGGTGCAAATTTTGCAACAGGAGGCGCAACTATAAGGCGTGTGAACGAGTCGTGGTTTCTGAATGGAGTAAGCCCCTTTTCACTTGATGTCCAGGTGGAGCAGTTTCATCAGTTTAAGAGAAGAACAACATATTTCTACAATCAAG CTAAGAACAAATCAGACAGAAGCAACCTCCCTAGTCCAGATGACTTCTCCAAGGCTCTCTACACTATTGATATAGGACAAAATGATCTCGGGGTTTGCTTCAGATCTTTAACCAATCAGCAATGTGTAGCCACCTTCCCCGACATAATGAAGGACTTTGCTACTGCAGTTCAG CAACTGTATGATTACGGGGCAAGAGCATTCTGGATTCACAACACAGGCCCTTTCGGTTGTATGCCTATTGCAACCACAAATCACCCAAATCCAAAGCCAGGGTTTTTTGATGAACTTGGTTGTCGAAAGGATCAGAGTGATGTTGCCATTGAATTCAATAAGCAACTTAAAGacagaataattcaactaagaACTCAGCTTCCGCATGCTGCATTGACATATGTTGACATGTATGCCGCCAAGCATCGGTTAATTAGTGATGCAAAAAATCAAG GATTTGTGGATGCATTAAGCTATTGTTGTGGATATCACAAAAATGGTGTTGACATCTGGTGTGGTAACAAAGCAATCATAAATGGCACAGAAATAAAAGCTGATTCATGTAAAAACCCTTCGAAAGTCATTAGCTGGGATGCAGTTCACTACACTGAGGCTGCAAATCATTGGATTGCTAATCACATTATAAACGGATCCTTTTCGGATCCTCCAGTTGCAATTAGCCAAGCATGTACCAAAAGTATTACCATGTGA
- the LOC108226119 gene encoding uncharacterized protein LOC108226119 — protein sequence MCSQLEFGIADLESMLNEVGIFLGKFCLWYCIPNTELDQGLLPIKDNDEVDSMIVLLCYSKCMNLYTTDNVIDYGADFGDFSMTQYEEDERVERIEQIREEREYGGDGHGEADGEGIGAGGAEGKLKSDDDDKVSFEGDSSNLDSTDSEVDTLPKKQKKPRRIPPPNPPYRTRKRGRYSMLRGLFKNTADNPVVLDDSGPAGSQPSQEEVVHDQGKTETTEKKGKKAVPRKKVTKPEEKKKKSAKQNERKTMKQNERKTVKQDEKKSAKKKEKVEDFGQTNASQILQLEEEEEIEQLIAQGTVVGEEEEQTGRRNYCSCTEDCEVRQLPTTWTQ from the exons ATGTGCTCACAGTTGGAGTTTGGTATTGCTGATTTGGAGTCTATGTTGAATGAAGTTGGAATATTTTTAGGAAAGTTCTGTTTGTGGTATTGCATTCCTAATACAGAACTAGATCAGGGGTTATTACCAATCAAAGACAATGATGAAGTTGATTCAATGATTGTGCTTTTGTGCTACTCAAAATGTATGAATTTATATACCACTGATAATGTGATTGATTATGGGGCTGATTTTGGGGATTTTTCAATGACACAATACGAGGAGGATGAAAGGGTTGAGAGGATAGAACAAATAAGAGAGGAACGTGAGTATGGTGGTGATGGTCATGGTGAGGCAGATGGAGAGGGTATTGGTGCTGGTGGGGCTGAGGGTAAATTGaagagtgatgatgatgataaagtTAGTTTTGAAGGTGATAGTTCTAATTTGGATTCAACTGACAGTGAGGTTGATACGCTCCCAAAGAAACAGAAAAAACCAAGGAGGATTCCTCCTCCAAATCCTCCCTATAGGACAAGAAAGAGGGGCAGATATTCCATGTTAAGG GGTTTGTTTAAAAACACCGCAGATAATCCTGTAGTGTTGGATGATTCTGGACCTGCTGGAAGTCAACCTAGTCAGGAAGAGGTTGTACATGACCAAGGGAAGACTGAAACTACTGAAAAGAAAGGGAAGAAGGCAGTACCAAGGAAAAAAGTTACCAAacctgaagaaaagaaaaagaagagtgCCAAGCAAAATGAAAGGAAGACTATGAAGCAAAATGAAAGGAAGACTGTGAAGCAAGATGAAAAAAAGAGTgccaagaaaaaggaaaaagttGAAGATTTTGGACAAACAAATGCAAGTCAGATACTGcaacttgaagaagaagaagagattGAACAACTTATTGCACAAGGGACAGTGGTAggtgaagaagaagaacaaaCAGGAAGGAGAAACTACTGCAGCTGCACAGAGGATTGTGAAGTGCGCCAATTGCCAACAACTTGGACACAATAA
- the LOC108224783 gene encoding uncharacterized protein LOC108224783, whose amino-acid sequence MSRGFGEASSLSRSSSYSANNAGNGDAGNFECNICFDLAQDPIVTLCGHLFCWPCLYKWLHIHSQCQECPVCKALIEEHKLVPLYGRGKNSTDPRSKSIPGVEIPQRPAGQRPETAPPPDTNHFPQPGFGFMGGLGGFAPAATARFGNFAVSAGFGGLIPSLFNINVHGFPGANMYGGAANFPYAYSSPFHGGHAHGFPHRRVTQEEQADFSLKLLCLVVLFFVFVTLLWS is encoded by the coding sequence ATGTCTCGGGGGTTTGGGGAAGCATCAAGCTTGTCGAGAAGCTCTTCATACTCTGCGAATAATGCTGGTAACGGTGATGCTGGTAATTTTGAGTGTAATATCTGCTTTGATTTAGCACAAGACCCAATTGTTACTTTATGTGGTCATCTGTTTTGCTGGCCTTGTTTGTACAAATGGCTCCACATTCACTCTCAGTGTCAGGAGTGTCCTGTTTGTAAGGCCCTTATTGAAGAGCATAAGTTGGTTCCTTTGTATGGACGGGGTAAGAATTCGACAGACCCGAGGTCGAAGTCGATACCTGGAGTTGAGATTCCTCAGCGTCCAGCTGGTCAGAGACCGGAGACGGCTCCTCCACCTGATACAAACCATTTTCCCCAACCAGGCTTTGGTTTCATGGGTGGGTTAGGAGGATTTGCACCTGCAGCTACTGCGAGGTTTGGTAACTTTGCTGTCTCGGCAGGTTTTGGAGGTCTTATTCCATCTTTGTTTAACATTAACGTTCATGGGTTTCCTGGTGCTAACATGTATGGTGGAGCTGCTAACTTTCCCTATGCTTATTCAAGTCCATTTCATGGTGGTCATGCACATGGATTTCCACATCGGCGTGTGACCCAAGAAGAGCAAGCCGATTTTTCTCTGAAGTTGCTGTGTTTGGTAGTTTTGTTTTTTGTGTTCGTGACTCTTCTATGGTCTTGA
- the LOC108225231 gene encoding glucuronokinase 1, with product MENGSAIIEHKAYARVGLLGNPSDVYYGRTISLGVSNFWASVRLQPSNQLVIVPHPVHDLVHFNSLSHLVDRLKNEGYYGGVRLLMAICKIFNNYCRDNKIDLHDRNFTLSYDTNIPRQTGLSGSSAIVCAALSCLLDFYKVKHLIKVDIRPNLILNAEKELGIIAGLQDRVAQVYGGVVFMDFNKKSMDELGHGVYTPLDIGLLPPLYLIYAENPSDSGKVHSTVRQRWLDGDEFIKASMEEVANLALEGHKALTQKDHTKLASLMNRNFDLRRRMFGDDALGALNIEMVEVARRVGAASKFTGSGGAVVAFCPDGPSQAKLLEDACHKAGFIIQPIQVVPSRITGTDS from the exons ATGGAAAATGGGTCGGCGATAATCGAGCACAAAGCGTACGCTCGGGTGGGTTTGCTCGGCAACCCATCGGACGTTTATTATGGGCGGACCATCTCACTGGGCGTTTCCAACTTTTGGGCCTCCGTTCGCTTACAGCCCTCCAATCAACTCGTCATTGTTCCTCACCCTGTTCATGATCTCGTCCACTTTAATTCCCTTTCCCACCTG GTGGATCGGTTAAAGAATGAAGGTTATTATGGAGGGGTGCGGCTGCTTATGGCGATTTGTAAGATTTTCAACAATTACTGCAGGGATAATAAGATTGATCTTCATGACCGGAACTTCACTCTTTCATACGACACTAATATTCCTCGTCAG ACTGGTCTATCAGGATCGAGTGCCATTGTATGTGCTGCCCTTAGCTGTCTTTTGGACTTTTACAAAGTTAAGCATTTGATTAAGGTTGACATCAGACCAAACCTTATCCTCAATGCGGAGAAGGAACTTGGAATCATTGCTGGTTTACAGGACAGGGTGGCCCAAGTGTATGGGGGCGTCGTATTTATG GACTTTAACAAGAAATCCATGGATGAGTTGGGGCATGGAGTATACACACCCTTGGATATTGGTCTTCTTCCCCCACTTTATCTCATTTATGCTGAAAATCCAAGCGACTCTGGCAAG GTACACAGCACAGTTCGACAAAGGTGGCTGGATGGAGATGAGTTTATTAAAGCATCTATGGAGGAAGTTGCAAATTTAGCTCTAGAAGGACACAAAGCATTAACCCAAAAAGACCACACCAAGCTCGCAAGTCTTATGAATCGTAATTTTGACCTACGGAG GCGCATGTTTGGAGATGATGCTCTCGGTGCCCTAAACATTGAGATGGTGGAAGTAGCTCGTCGTGTAGGGGCAGCATCAAAGTTCACGGGCAGTGGAGGTGCTGTAGTTGCATTCTGCCCTGATGGACCTTCACAAGCAAAGCTTCTGGAGGATGCTTGTCATAAAGCAGGTTTTATTATTCAGCCTATCCAAGTTGTTCCGTCTCGTATTACTGGGACTGATTCTTAA